From Chryseotalea sp. WA131a:
TCGCGCTGGGTGCCGATCATGCTGGCTTTGAATACAAAGAGCATTTAAAAAACTGGCTTGCAGAAAGAGGGTATACCACCAAAGATTTTGGAGCCTACTCGACTGACTCTGCCGATTATCCAGATTTTGCGCATCCCGTGGCAACGGCTATAGAAAAGAAGGAGTTTGATTTAGGTTTATTGATTTGTGGCAGCGCCAATGGCGTGGCCATGACGGCCAATAAACACCAAGGCATTCGTGCTGCCATTTGTTGGAAAGAAGAATTGGCAGAACTAGCTCGGTCTCACAACAATGCTAATATCCTCTGCATTCCCGCTAGGCATGTTTCAAAAGAGCTAGCTGAAATAATGCTGGACAAATTTATCCATACTGCATTTGAAGGCGGGCGGCACACCAAAAGAGTAGATAAAATCGGGTGTTAAAGGTTCATCTAAGATCATCCCTTTCAATACCGGATTGCTTAAGAATGGCATGAAGTGTTCCTTTCGGTAGGTCTTTCTTATGCATCGGAACCACAGTTACTTTTTTACTGTCAGGGTGCTAAAAGATGTGATGACTTCCATTGATTCTTTTGAGTAAAAAACCTCTGGCCTCTAGTTCCTTAATGATGTCTTTTGGGGTCATTAAGCGGAAATGGCCAATGAATACTCTAGTGTTGCACTATTGTCAGGAATAGGCTCGTTACTTTCCTTTAAAACAGACACATAACCTTCTATTGCTTCTTTGGCCATTGATAATGCATGATTTAAATCTTCACCATAGGTCACACATCCGGGCAAAGCTGGAACGG
This genomic window contains:
- the rpiB gene encoding ribose 5-phosphate isomerase B produces the protein MSTIALGADHAGFEYKEHLKNWLAERGYTTKDFGAYSTDSADYPDFAHPVATAIEKKEFDLGLLICGSANGVAMTANKHQGIRAAICWKEELAELARSHNNANILCIPARHVSKELAEIMLDKFIHTAFEGGRHTKRVDKIGC
- a CDS encoding type II toxin-antitoxin system HicA family toxin; this encodes MVPMHKKDLPKGTLHAILKQSGIERDDLR
- a CDS encoding type II toxin-antitoxin system HicB family antitoxin; amino-acid sequence: MLTYRVLLNEEPEGGFTVTVPALPGCVTYGEDLNHALSMAKEAIEGYVSVLKESNEPIPDNSATLEYSLAISA